DNA sequence from the Jatrophihabitans sp. genome:
AAGCCGCCGCGGACGCATGGGTGTTCACCGAAGCTCACGAAGCCCTTGCTCTCCCAGGCTACGAGACGACCAGCAGCCACCCGATGCTCACCATTGAGCCCGCCCGGTTCGCCACGATCGCCGCTCGCAGTCTGCGAGCGCTACCGCTCCCCGAGCTTCCGACCGGGGTGGCCGCCATCGTCGCCGCGAACGGACGGGACTGGCTCGTCGTCGGCGTTTGCATGCCCTGGCGACACGACGCGCCGGCCCTCCCGTCCGGCGCGGGTGGTGGCGCCACGACCGGCTCTGAGCAGTGGCGAGCTGTCTTGGCCTGCCTCGATAGCGCCCTGCGCCGCCTCCTCGCGCTCGTTCCGCACAAGCCACTCCTCCTCGCCGGCGACTTCAATCAGACACTCGAGGGCTATGTCGTCGGTA
Encoded proteins:
- a CDS encoding endonuclease/exonuclease/phosphatase family protein, translating into MRVATWNLERAAPESQAGVLQLATIEQAAADAWVFTEAHEALALPGYETTSSHPMLTIEPARFATIAARSLRALPLPELPTGVAAIVAANGRDWLVVGVCMPWRHDAPALPSGAGGGATTGSEQWRAVLACLDSALRRLLALVPHKPLLLAGDFNQTLEGYVVGSRQGRTLLADLLSRHALSAYTATEPSSLTGCYSIDHICGPDDADARACTWKPALAGRSLRPITDHAGYLVSLT